A genome region from Microplitis mediator isolate UGA2020A chromosome 4, iyMicMedi2.1, whole genome shotgun sequence includes the following:
- the LOC130666899 gene encoding uncharacterized protein LOC130666899: MVSFKLQSIISSEYAYLNAHILKNITAQIPSVSISPTLWSHIQDLELADPEFYKSGKIDILIGADFYGQIIRPGLKAGSSSEPIAMQTMLGWTILGPVHEQSHHSPRLSHHIISNAQLHDSLTKFWELEEVPESCNETFTVEEAECGAHFLSTHSRDASGRYIVRLPFKSSYQKLGESRHIAQRCLNRLMKRLSQDPELQGQYTAFLNEYESLGHMTRVSSTLPEPSHVYYLPHHCVVREDSETTKLRVVFNGSRKTSSASSLNDHLHIGPSLQSKICDVLLNLRSHRFIFLTDIVKMFRQILIHPDDRDYQRILWTENSLTVAYQLNTVTYGTRPAPYLAGRALKQLLIDEGSQYPLAVEPFQKGSYVDDIGGGADNLSDLNDIANNVEEL, encoded by the coding sequence ATGGTCTCATTCAAACTGCAGTCTATCATCTCATCAGAATACGCATACCTCAACGCACACATTCTCAAGAACATCACAGCGCAGATTCCATCAGTCTCAATCTCACCCACTCTTTGGTCTCATATTCAAGATTTAGAACTCGCTGACCCAGAATTCTACAAGTCTGGCAAAATTGACATTCTCATCGGCGCAGATTTCTACGGTCAAATTATACGACCAGGTCTCAAAGCAGGAAGTTCATCAGAACCGATCGCTATGCAAACCATGCTCGGCTGGACAATTCTCGGCCCAGTTCATGAACAATCTCATCATTCACCTAGACTGTCTCATCATATCATCTCAAATGCTCAACTGCACGACTCTCTCACCAAGTTCTGGGAACTTGAAGAAGTTCCAGAGTCCTGCAACGAAACTTTCACCGTCGAGGAAGCTGAGTGTGGAGCTCACTTCCTATCAACTCATTCTCGAGACGCATCAGGACGATACATCGTCCGTCTACCATTCAAATCATCATATCAGAAGCTAGGTGAATCTCGTCATATTGCGCAGCGCTGTCTCAACCGTCTCATGAAGCGTCTGTCTCAAGACCCGGAACTTCAAGGTCAATATACTGCTTTTCTCAACGAGTATGAATCACTCGGACACATGACTCGAGTCTCATCTACATTGCCTGAACCTTCTCATGTATATTATTTACCTCATCATTGCGTTGTTCGCGAAGACAGCGAAACCACCAAGTTGAGGGTCGTGTTCAATGGGTCAAGGAAGACATCATCAGCCAGCTCTCTCAATGATCACTTACATATCGGCCCAAGCCTGCAATCAAAGATTTGTGATGTACTGCTGAACCTCAGAAGTCACAGATTCATCTTCTTGACAGACATTGTTAAGATGTTTCGTCAAATTCTCATCCACCCTGATGACAGGGACTATCAGCGCATCCTCTGGACAGAGAATAGTCTCACTGTGGCTTATCAACTCAACACCGTCACATATGGCACTCGACCAGCACCATATCTTGCTGGCCGAGCTCTCAAACAACTTCTAATCGACGAAGGGTCTCAATATCCACTAGCAGTGGAACCGTTTCAAAAGGGCAGCTACGTCGACGATATCGGCGGTGGTGCCGACAATCTCAGCGATCTCAACGACATTGCAAATAATGTCGAGGAACTTTGA
- the LOC130666474 gene encoding uncharacterized protein LOC130666474, translating to MRRLDHDARLKTFYMNFMAEYLELQHMVPAASSTSSIQYFLPHYGVLKEDNNNFKIRVVFNGSKPTCSGLSLNDIMHTGLKLLVNIFDVLISSSQHRLIFITDVTKMYRQIVVHEKDQSLQQILWFDEEGNIIPFKLTTVTYGTKSAPLLAVRSLLQLVGDEGHRFPLTIDPLTKGRYVDDISGGADDLESLQAVADDIEGLCMAGGFPLAKWASNHRKLLQLNRAEAITQYKIEDPEVSTKILGMYWSSNKDQFSFKHSPPCSTQPCTRGAILSEIAQIFDPLGFLSPLIIQAKMFMQELWLVKLGWDTPLSVELRQKWISFKTQLNMIDIIKIPRCIHWSTNSALEIHGFSDASQLAMAAVVFIKVLPTTRTQRAKDRLLCSNCILISDFCRIFWNFKIISKSYHFLGTSKN from the coding sequence ATGCGACGTCTTGATCATGATGCTCGGCTCAAAACATTCTACATGAATTTCATGGCAGAGTATCTCGAACTCCAGCACATGGTGCCTGCGGCATCATCTACATCATCAATTCAATACTTCCTACCTCACTATGGGGTACTGAAGGAAGACAACAACAACTTCAAGATCCGTGTGGTCTTCAACGGCTCAAAACCAACCTGTTCAGGACTCTCACTCAACGACATCATGCATACCGGGCTAAAATTACTCGTTAACATCTTTGACGTACTCATCAGCTCAAGTCAACACCGGTTGATCTTTATCACAGATGTTACCAAAATGTATCGACAAATTGTGGTTCACGAAAAGGACCAGAGTCTGCAACAAATACTCTGGTTTGACGAGGAAGGAAACATCATTCCCTTCAAACTCACCACAGTTACCTATGGGACGAAATCGGCTCCATTGCTTGCGGTTCGATCCCTACTCCAATTAGTCGGAGATGAAGGACATCGGTTCCCACTCACAATCGATCCACTCACCAAAGGACGGTATGTCGACGACATTTCCGGAGGCGCAGATGATCTCGAGTCACTGCAAGCAGTTGCAGATGACATCGAGGGTCTGTGCATGGCGGGCGGGTTCCCACTCGCTAAATGGGCAAGCAATCATCGCAAATTACTTCAGCTCAATCGTGCGGAAGCGATTACACAATATAAAATAGAGGATCCAGAAGTCAGCACCAAAATTCTTGGGATGTACTGGTCTTCAAACAAGGATCAATTCTCGTTCAAACACTCGCCACCATGCTCAACTCAACCGTGCACAAGGGGTGCAATTTTATCAGAGATTGCTCAGATCTTTGATCCACTGGGATTCTTATCACCACTCATAATTCAAGCCAAAATGTTCATGCAAGAACTTTGGCTTGTCAAACTCGGCTGGGACACTCCATTGTCTGTAGAACTACGTCAGAAATGGATTTCATTCAAGACTCAACTCAACATGATTGATATTATCAAAATTCCCAGATGCATCCACTGGTCCACGAACTCGGCTCTAGAAATCCATGGATTCTCCGATGCCTCGCAATTGGCGATGGCTGCGGTAGTTTTTATCAAGGTCCTACCAACGACTCGAACTCAGAGGGCAAAGGATAGGCTGCTTTGCTCTAATTGTATTCTAATTTCTGATTTCTGTAGAatattttggaattttaaaataatttctaaatcCTATCATTTTTTGGGGACATCGAAGAATTAA
- the LOC130666902 gene encoding uncharacterized protein LOC130666902 produces MFKSVVINRTGLEDVERLHYLKTYLTGQAAQAIANTPMCNESFSLAWGAICKRYEVPRLLIGAQLDNKLDGDCYLLTHIITSKLDRSTREQWELSLGASVEFPRLKQLRQFLTDRARAQERYEESTAKTGGAQKSSHSNSHSSSKVYKNTYAHMATSAAQKSAGTSTPASNQPKVVAKTQYPCDLCQGDHYLVRYDQFGRMTPQQRTQLVIQARLCPNCLGHHRVESCNSPFRCRVCQEQHHSMIHPGIPATHTQSAPAQAQ; encoded by the exons ATGTTCAAGTCCGTAGTGATCAACCGCACTGGCCTGGAGGACGTCGAACGTCTTCATTATTTGAAGACGTACCTGACAGGACAAGCAGCTCAAGCAATCGCCAACACACCCATGTGTAACGAGAGCTTCTCACTCGCCTGGGGTGCCATCTGTAAACGATACGAGGTACCTCGACTACTAATCGGAGCTCAACTCGACAACAAGCTG GATGGTGACTGCTACCTTCTCACTCACATCATCACCTCAAAACTCGACCGCTCAACTCGCGAACAGTGGGAATTGTCACTGGGGGCTTCAGTAGAGTTCCCAAGACTCAAACAACTGCGTCAATTCCTCACGGATCGTGCTCGTGCTCAAGAAAGGTACGAAGAAAGTACTGCCAAGACTGGGGGTGCTCAAAAATCCAGTCACTCGAACTCGCACTCAAGCTCCAAAGTCTATAAGAACACTTATGCTCATATGGCGACATCTGCTGCTCAAAAATCGGCTGGAACGTCAACACCAGCAAGCAATCAACCCAAGGTGGTGGCCAAAACACAGTATCCGTGTGACCTATGCCAAGGTGACCACTACCTGGTCAGATATGACCAGTTTGGGAGAATGACTCCACAACAACGCACTCAGCTGGTGATCCAAGCCAGATTGTGTCCAAATTGTCTTGGACACCACCGAGTCGAGTCATGCAACTCACCATTCCGTTGCAGAGTGTGTCAAGAACAGCACCACTCTATGATTCATCCAGGAATCCCTGCAACTCACACCCAAAGTGCCCCTGCTCAAGCTCAATAA